One Actinospica robiniae DSM 44927 genomic region harbors:
- a CDS encoding ABC transporter permease, with translation MSPLLRKAARAGAKRRKLQTLILVLVTAGSMACALLAAQLLAGVNGPFDQAFARQHGSELTIHYDAARTSAAQAAATAHTSGVTDSAGPFPTVVLSGYTTTLNTPDLDLADFPLPAMHLVGRAEPGTTVDAVQLTAGHWPSAANQIVIAEGSSPLDGAPMGSTLTFPHSPGSPTLTIVGIADSVSQTADAWVLPQEISTLTPAGAKTGYEMLYRFTSADTASQIAADQKAVTTGLPSGVVTDTESWLTLQSARQSGGTAIIPPFLAAFGVLGVILSVIILASVINATIAASSRRIGILKALGCTPAQVVRMSALQAAIPCVVGVVLGTVVGTIGAVSLLGNTGEALDVGTPSLSTPIEVLVPIGALALVAATAMLAAGRAGRMSVLEALSAGRTPSAGRGRAVQRLLTRTPLPRSVSLGLAAPFTRPARALALTLAVVFGVIAATFAVGVASSLNQATADESDNKGGVLVFIDANKDGPPSAQDSAAAIKAIEAQPGTAAYAATVSFPMSVQGVGEDGTVTEFTGRGSWSYLPIVSGHWLTGPGQAVLPTHLMRVTGLHLGDSITVSEYGEDFPLTIVGEAFDTHQQGMEVLADADTFAAVQHTTPLGSISVQIKPGVDQGSYLSALNRALAPSSSVAVVGTSGGGKLKLIMGALSVMMTLVLVLVAALGVIGSVMLDTRERVHDIGVFKAVGMTPRQTTMMVLTSVLSLGLVAGAIGAPLGMALHAFVMPRMGDAVQANLPSDVLNVYHPVEVVSFALGGVAIALIGALGPAGWAGRLRTAAALRTE, from the coding sequence ATGAGCCCGCTGCTCAGGAAAGCGGCGCGCGCGGGAGCGAAGCGGCGAAAACTCCAGACGCTGATCCTGGTGCTGGTCACGGCGGGCTCGATGGCCTGCGCCCTGTTGGCCGCGCAGTTGCTGGCCGGGGTGAACGGACCGTTCGACCAGGCGTTCGCACGGCAGCATGGGAGTGAGCTGACAATTCACTACGACGCGGCGCGGACCAGCGCCGCCCAGGCCGCCGCGACCGCGCACACGAGCGGCGTCACCGACTCGGCCGGCCCGTTCCCCACAGTGGTGCTCAGCGGCTATACGACCACGCTGAACACCCCCGACCTCGACCTGGCCGACTTTCCGTTGCCGGCCATGCACCTGGTCGGCCGGGCCGAGCCGGGCACCACAGTGGACGCCGTGCAACTGACTGCGGGCCACTGGCCGAGCGCGGCGAACCAGATCGTCATCGCGGAAGGGTCTTCGCCGCTCGATGGCGCGCCGATGGGTAGCACGCTGACCTTCCCGCACTCCCCCGGCAGTCCCACGCTCACCATCGTCGGCATCGCCGACTCAGTGAGCCAGACCGCTGACGCCTGGGTGCTGCCGCAGGAGATCTCCACGCTCACTCCGGCGGGCGCGAAGACCGGATACGAGATGCTCTACCGGTTCACCTCGGCCGACACGGCCTCGCAGATCGCAGCGGATCAGAAGGCTGTGACTACTGGGCTGCCGAGCGGCGTCGTCACCGACACAGAGTCCTGGCTCACCCTCCAGTCGGCCCGGCAGAGCGGCGGCACGGCGATCATCCCGCCGTTCCTCGCGGCGTTCGGCGTGCTCGGGGTGATCCTGTCCGTGATCATCCTGGCCAGCGTGATCAACGCGACGATCGCGGCGTCGTCCCGGCGTATCGGCATCCTCAAAGCCCTCGGTTGCACCCCGGCCCAGGTGGTCCGGATGAGCGCACTGCAAGCCGCGATCCCGTGCGTGGTCGGGGTGGTCCTGGGCACGGTCGTCGGCACCATCGGCGCCGTGAGCCTGCTCGGCAACACCGGCGAGGCGCTCGACGTGGGCACGCCGTCGCTGTCCACGCCGATCGAAGTACTCGTGCCGATCGGGGCGCTCGCCCTGGTGGCGGCAACGGCCATGCTCGCGGCCGGCCGGGCAGGGCGCATGTCCGTGCTCGAAGCCCTGTCCGCCGGGCGTACTCCGTCCGCCGGCCGAGGCCGAGCCGTGCAGCGGCTGCTGACACGCACCCCGCTGCCGCGCTCGGTCAGCCTGGGCCTGGCCGCTCCCTTCACCCGGCCCGCCCGCGCGCTGGCGCTCACCCTGGCCGTCGTGTTCGGCGTGATCGCGGCGACGTTCGCGGTGGGCGTGGCGAGCTCGCTCAACCAGGCCACTGCGGACGAGTCGGACAACAAGGGCGGCGTGCTCGTGTTCATCGATGCGAACAAGGACGGCCCGCCGAGCGCGCAGGACTCCGCCGCGGCGATCAAGGCGATCGAAGCCCAACCGGGCACCGCCGCGTATGCCGCCACCGTCAGCTTCCCGATGTCGGTCCAAGGCGTCGGCGAGGACGGCACGGTGACCGAGTTCACCGGCCGGGGCTCGTGGAGCTATCTCCCGATCGTCTCAGGCCACTGGCTCACTGGTCCGGGCCAGGCCGTGCTGCCCACCCATCTGATGCGCGTGACCGGTCTGCACCTCGGCGACAGCATCACAGTGAGCGAATACGGCGAGGACTTCCCGCTCACGATCGTGGGCGAGGCGTTCGACACGCACCAGCAGGGCATGGAGGTGCTGGCCGACGCCGACACGTTCGCCGCAGTGCAGCACACTACCCCGCTCGGATCGATCAGTGTGCAGATAAAGCCCGGGGTCGACCAGGGGTCGTACTTGTCGGCGCTGAACCGGGCGCTGGCGCCGTCCAGCTCGGTCGCCGTGGTCGGAACCTCGGGCGGCGGCAAGCTCAAGCTGATCATGGGCGCGCTGTCGGTGATGATGACCTTGGTCCTGGTGCTGGTCGCGGCTCTCGGCGTGATCGGCAGCGTGATGCTCGACACGCGCGAACGGGTGCACGACATCGGCGTCTTCAAGGCTGTGGGCATGACTCCGAGACAGACCACGATGATGGTGCTCACCTCAGTGCTGTCGCTCGGCCTCGTCGCCGGCGCCATCGGAGCTCCCCTCGGCATGGCGCTACACGCCTTCGTGATGCCTCGGATGGGCGACGCCGTTCAGGCGAACCTCCCCTCGGACGTGCTGAACGTCTACCACCCGGTCGAAGTGGTCTCATTCGCGCTCGGCGGCGTCGCGATCGCCCTGATCGGCGCCCTCGGCCCGGCCGGCTGGGCCGGCCGGCTCCGCACCGCGGCGGCGCTGCGGACCGAGTAG